In one window of Candidatus Kuenenbacteria bacterium HGW-Kuenenbacteria-1 DNA:
- a CDS encoding cell filamentation protein Fic encodes MIQFIYMDFKQLNKRQELILALIGEQENSSVSEIILEMSVQFKDISRITIIRDLNYLIGLDFIERFGKGRAVVYKLSLKFNLLKPIDTDKYFKISPDKRKSRSKFNFDLLNNFKNIFNKDEKKYLADFLIKYKKNIKKISKDILKSEFERLTIELSWKSSSIEGNTYTLLETESLIRYGKKAKGHKKAEAEMILNHKIALDYIRKNFNSFKNISISKIEDIHCLLMKNLGIKLGLRKLPVGITGTIYRPLDNIYQIREALEFACKIVNKEKDVFSKALILILIISYIQPFNDGNKRTSRFSANAILMAYNICPLSYRSVDEGEYKKAMILFYEQNNLSYFKKIFIEQFEFATKNYFLV; translated from the coding sequence ATGATACAATTTATATATATGGATTTTAAACAATTAAACAAAAGACAAGAATTAATTTTAGCATTAATTGGAGAGCAGGAGAATAGCTCGGTTTCTGAAATAATTTTAGAAATGTCTGTTCAATTTAAAGATATTTCTAGAATTACAATTATTAGAGATTTAAATTATCTTATTGGTTTAGATTTTATAGAAAGATTTGGTAAAGGCAGAGCAGTTGTTTATAAATTGTCTTTAAAATTTAATTTATTAAAACCAATAGATACTGATAAATATTTTAAAATATCGCCTGATAAAAGAAAAAGTCGCTCAAAATTTAATTTTGATCTTTTAAATAATTTTAAAAATATTTTTAATAAAGATGAAAAAAAATATTTAGCTGATTTTTTAATTAAATATAAAAAAAATATTAAAAAAATATCTAAAGATATTTTAAAAAGTGAATTTGAAAGATTAACAATAGAATTAAGTTGGAAATCTTCAAGTATTGAAGGTAATACTTATACTTTATTAGAGACAGAATCTTTAATTAGATATGGGAAAAAAGCTAAAGGCCATAAAAAAGCTGAGGCAGAAATGATTTTAAATCATAAAATAGCTTTGGATTATATTAGAAAAAATTTTAATTCTTTTAAAAATATATCAATTTCAAAAATAGAAGATATTCATTGTTTATTAATGAAAAATTTGGGGATTAAATTAGGATTAAGAAAATTGCCAGTGGGGATTACTGGAACAATATATCGTCCGCTTGATAACATTTATCAAATTAGAGAAGCGCTAGAGTTTGCTTGTAAAATAGTAAATAAAGAAAAAGATGTTTTTTCTAAGGCTTTAATTTTAATATTAATTATTTCTTATATCCAACCATTTAATGATGGCAACAAAAGAACAAGTCGTTTCTCAGCTAATGCCATTTTAATGGCATATAATATTTGTCCATTATCTTATCGTAGCGTTGATGAAGGTGAATATAAAAAAGCTATGATTTTATTTTATGAACAAAATAATTTAAGTTATTTTAAAAAAATATTTATTGAACAATTTGAATTTGCAACTAAAAATTACTTTTTAGTATAA
- a CDS encoding glycine--tRNA ligase has protein sequence MTEQNKMEKIVSLCKRRGFVFPSSEIYGGLGAIYDYGHYGTLLKNNIRDAWWKHMVQLRDDVIGLDSAIFMHPTTWIASGHVGNFNDPQIDCRKCKNRMRADHILEEHKINADKQSIEFINEQLDKLREEKKIKCEFCGSTDLTQARVFSLMVKSNLGSPTEELSEENVVYLRPETCGGIYLNYKNTIDSTRVKLPFGIAQIGKAFRNEIVARQFIFRTREFEQMEMQYFLHPSMMKEKYEMWKELRWKWYLEYGILKEKLNWHKHEKLAHYASDAYDIEYKFESLGGFKEVEGIHARGDWDLSQHSKFSGVDLTYFDQEKKEKFIPHIMETSVGLNRLFFMFIDNAFTEEKIDNETRTVLKFNKNLAPIKIAVFPLLKNKPELVVKAKEIYDDLKINYMCEFDDNGNIGKRYRRQDEIGTPYCITVDFDSLEKNDVTVRDRDTMKQERIKIKELGKWMKDKLNS, from the coding sequence ATGACTGAACAGAATAAAATGGAAAAAATTGTATCATTATGCAAGAGGCGCGGATTTGTATTTCCTAGCTCGGAAATTTATGGTGGATTAGGAGCGATTTATGATTATGGACATTATGGCACATTACTAAAAAATAATATTCGCGATGCTTGGTGGAAACATATGGTGCAATTAAGAGATGATGTTATTGGTTTAGACAGTGCGATTTTTATGCATCCAACCACTTGGATCGCTTCTGGACATGTTGGAAATTTTAATGATCCACAAATTGATTGTCGCAAATGCAAAAATCGTATGCGCGCCGATCATATTTTAGAAGAACATAAAATTAACGCTGATAAACAATCAATTGAATTTATTAATGAACAACTTGATAAATTGCGCGAAGAAAAAAAAATAAAATGTGAATTTTGTGGCTCAACTGATTTAACTCAAGCACGTGTTTTTTCTTTAATGGTAAAATCAAATTTAGGTTCACCAACAGAAGAATTATCAGAAGAAAATGTTGTTTATTTAAGACCAGAAACTTGTGGTGGCATTTATTTGAATTATAAAAATACGATTGATTCCACTCGTGTTAAATTGCCTTTTGGTATCGCTCAAATTGGTAAGGCTTTTAGAAATGAAATTGTCGCTCGTCAATTTATTTTTAGAACTCGCGAATTTGAACAAATGGAAATGCAATATTTTTTGCATCCATCTATGATGAAAGAAAAATATGAGATGTGGAAAGAGTTGAGATGGAAATGGTATTTAGAATACGGTATTTTAAAAGAAAAATTAAATTGGCATAAACACGAAAAACTCGCGCATTATGCTTCTGATGCTTATGATATTGAATATAAATTTGAATCACTGGGAGGATTTAAAGAAGTGGAAGGAATTCACGCGCGTGGAGATTGGGATTTATCCCAACATTCAAAATTTTCCGGTGTTGATTTAACTTATTTTGATCAAGAAAAAAAAGAAAAATTTATTCCGCATATTATGGAAACATCTGTTGGATTGAATCGTTTATTTTTTATGTTTATTGACAATGCTTTTACAGAAGAAAAAATTGATAATGAGACAAGAACGGTTTTAAAATTTAATAAAAATTTAGCGCCAATTAAAATTGCTGTTTTTCCATTATTAAAAAATAAACCAGAATTAGTAGTCAAAGCTAAAGAAATTTATGATGATTTAAAAATAAATTATATGTGCGAGTTTGATGATAATGGAAATATTGGAAAAAGATATAGAAGACAAGATGAAATTGGCACACCATATTGTATTACAGTTGATTTTGATAGTTTAGAAAAAAACGATGTAACAGTGCGTGATAGAGATACAATGAAACAAGAAAGAATTAAAATAAAAGAATTAGGAAAATGGATGAAAGATAAGCTAAATTCTTAA